The following proteins are encoded in a genomic region of Nicoliella spurrieriana:
- the rpiA gene encoding ribose-5-phosphate isomerase RpiA, with protein MNQDDLKKIVGIEAVKYIQDGMTVGLGTGSTVKYLVEALGQRIKDEHLTIIGVPTSNRTARRAEQLGITVKDIDEVDHIDLTIDGADQIDEHYQGIKGGGIAHLREKIVAINSRKNIWIVDESKLTKQLGSFPLPVEVIPYGSQQLFKKFKKRGYNPKFRMDGNRFILTHSKNYIIDLGLGKMGDPHKLAKNLKDMTGVVEHGLFLDLVNTIIVGHEDGPEIIQAR; from the coding sequence ATGAACCAAGACGATTTAAAGAAGATAGTTGGGATTGAAGCTGTAAAATACATTCAAGATGGAATGACGGTGGGCCTTGGAACCGGATCAACAGTTAAGTACCTGGTCGAAGCATTAGGACAACGAATCAAGGATGAGCACTTAACCATCATTGGGGTCCCTACTTCTAATCGGACTGCACGCCGGGCCGAACAACTTGGCATTACGGTTAAGGACATTGATGAAGTTGACCATATTGATTTAACCATTGATGGTGCCGATCAAATTGATGAGCACTATCAGGGAATCAAGGGTGGTGGAATTGCGCACCTGCGTGAAAAAATCGTAGCGATTAACTCCCGTAAAAACATTTGGATTGTTGATGAATCAAAGTTAACCAAACAATTAGGGTCGTTTCCACTTCCGGTTGAGGTCATCCCGTACGGTAGTCAACAACTATTCAAAAAATTTAAAAAGCGTGGTTATAATCCTAAGTTTAGAATGGACGGAAACCGATTCATTTTGACCCACTCTAAAAACTATATTATTGATTTAGGATTAGGCAAAATGGGTGATCCACACAAGCTAGCTAAAAACCTAAAGGATATGACAGGTGTCGTTGAACATGGGTTATTCTTAGACCTAGTTAATACAATTATCGTGGGGCATGAAGATGGTCCCGAAATCATTCAAGCCCGATAA
- a CDS encoding NYN domain-containing protein has protein sequence MKEQLLLVDAYNVIGSWPELNQLKLENRMSEARDELLRILSEYKKYRKINMVIIFDAMYVPGLAKKDKHYNLDVVWTGKDETADSYIESLARQKQSRFTQVIVVTSDQAEQWTVFSAGALRETSRDLLRDVKRAKREIHLHVHSYKNVGSGRNLPFSDQQLKKLAHFRDELSNRKR, from the coding sequence ATGAAAGAGCAGTTATTATTGGTCGACGCCTATAACGTAATTGGCAGTTGGCCAGAGTTAAATCAGTTAAAATTAGAGAATCGAATGTCAGAGGCACGGGATGAATTATTGCGCATTTTATCAGAATATAAGAAGTACCGTAAAATTAATATGGTAATAATTTTTGATGCGATGTATGTCCCGGGGCTGGCAAAAAAGGACAAGCATTATAATTTGGACGTCGTTTGGACCGGAAAGGATGAAACCGCCGACAGCTATATCGAATCGCTTGCTCGGCAAAAGCAATCCCGCTTTACCCAAGTAATCGTCGTCACAAGTGATCAGGCTGAACAGTGGACGGTATTCTCTGCGGGGGCGCTCCGTGAGACTTCTCGTGACTTATTACGGGATGTCAAACGAGCTAAAAGAGAAATTCATTTACACGTGCATAGTTATAAAAACGTGGGAAGTGGGAGAAACTTACCCTTTTCTGATCAACAGTTAAAGAAATTAGCTCACTTTCGTGATGAGCTTTCGAACCGTAAACGCTAA
- the radA gene encoding DNA repair protein RadA: MAKVKTQYVCDNCGYISPRFLGRCPNCGKWNTLVEEIVKPQGGTTSTAKKISPTRTDFNGSSTKPELVGQIKAHTEMRVQTDSEEFNRVLGGGVVPGSLILIGGDPGIGKSTLLLQISGELSNRGHKMLYVSGEESANQIKLRADRLGVASDQLYIYPETDMDAIRHSIEELKPDFVVIDSVQTVEEPAIQSAIGSVAQVRGITSDLMNIAKSKGITIFLVGHVTKGGTLAGPKTLEHMVDTVLYFEGDMHHSYRLLRAVKNRFGSTNELGVFEMREGGLKEVRNPSEIFLEERLKDATGSAIVVSMEGTRPILVEIQALITPSIFGNAQRTASGLDRNRVSLIMAVLEKRAGLMLQNQDAYLKAAGGVKLNEPAIDLAMAVSIASSYKDRGTRPSECYIGEIGLTGEIRRVTRIEQRVAEAQKLGFERVLIPKNNLSGWTPPTGMQVIGVATLREALSIALKN, from the coding sequence GTGGCAAAAGTAAAGACCCAATACGTTTGTGATAACTGTGGGTATATTTCACCACGGTTTTTGGGGCGTTGTCCTAACTGTGGGAAGTGGAATACACTAGTAGAAGAAATTGTGAAACCCCAGGGGGGGACCACTAGTACCGCTAAAAAAATCTCTCCGACCCGGACTGACTTTAACGGCAGTTCCACGAAGCCAGAGTTGGTGGGCCAAATTAAGGCGCACACTGAAATGCGGGTCCAAACCGATTCAGAAGAGTTCAATCGCGTTTTGGGGGGCGGAGTGGTTCCTGGATCATTGATTTTAATTGGTGGTGATCCTGGGATTGGGAAATCGACGCTCCTACTTCAAATTTCGGGAGAACTAAGTAACCGGGGCCATAAAATGTTGTATGTTTCCGGTGAAGAAAGTGCCAATCAAATTAAATTACGTGCTGATCGGTTAGGCGTGGCTAGCGATCAACTCTACATTTATCCTGAGACCGACATGGATGCAATTCGCCACTCAATTGAGGAATTAAAACCAGACTTTGTTGTAATTGATTCGGTTCAAACGGTTGAAGAGCCAGCAATTCAATCCGCAATTGGTTCGGTTGCCCAGGTTCGCGGAATTACTTCTGATTTAATGAATATCGCTAAGTCAAAGGGCATCACGATTTTCCTAGTGGGGCACGTGACTAAGGGCGGAACATTGGCTGGTCCTAAGACGCTTGAACACATGGTTGATACGGTTTTATACTTTGAGGGAGATATGCACCATTCATACCGGCTACTACGGGCGGTTAAGAATCGGTTTGGCTCGACCAATGAATTGGGAGTCTTCGAAATGCGCGAGGGCGGCTTAAAGGAAGTTCGGAATCCATCTGAAATTTTCTTGGAGGAACGCCTAAAGGATGCCACTGGTTCGGCCATTGTGGTTTCGATGGAAGGGACCCGACCGATTTTAGTAGAAATTCAGGCTTTAATTACTCCGTCGATATTTGGGAATGCCCAACGAACTGCATCTGGATTAGATCGTAACCGGGTCTCATTAATTATGGCGGTCCTTGAAAAACGGGCTGGTCTAATGCTCCAAAATCAAGACGCCTACCTAAAGGCAGCTGGGGGCGTTAAGTTAAACGAACCGGCAATCGATTTGGCAATGGCGGTTAGCATCGCTTCCAGCTATAAGGACCGGGGCACCCGTCCATCAGAATGTTACATTGGTGAAATTGGGTTGACCGGTGAAATTAGGCGGGTCACAAGAATCGAACAACGGGTAGCAGAAGCCCAGAAGCTGGGATTTGAACGGGTCTTGATTCCGAAAAATAACCTTAGTGGTTGGACACCGCCGACTGGAATGCAGGTAATTGGAGTGGCTACTTTGCGGGAAGCCCTTTCAATCGCATTGAAAAATTAA
- a CDS encoding Mini-ribonuclease 3, whose translation MAANDVDYQQLNGIVLAYLGDAVYEVYIRKHLLTLGITKPNRLQKVATKYVSAKAQAALIDLMHTDGILSDEEELVFKRGRNAKSYTHAKNTSVVTYRISTGFEALMGYLSLSDQSSRLDFLANWCIEQVDNGRTVHEK comes from the coding sequence ATGGCAGCAAACGACGTTGATTATCAACAGTTAAACGGAATTGTTCTCGCTTATTTAGGGGACGCAGTGTATGAGGTATACATCAGAAAGCACCTATTGACACTTGGCATTACCAAACCAAACCGGCTCCAGAAGGTAGCAACCAAATACGTGTCTGCAAAGGCTCAGGCTGCATTGATTGATTTAATGCATACTGACGGAATTTTATCTGATGAGGAAGAATTAGTCTTTAAACGGGGGCGCAATGCGAAAAGTTATACGCATGCTAAAAACACTAGCGTGGTAACTTATCGAATTTCCACTGGATTTGAGGCGTTGATGGGGTACTTATCATTAAGTGACCAGTCCAGTCGCCTTGATTTCCTTGCAAACTGGTGTATTGAACAAGTTGATAACGGGAGAACAGTTCATGAAAAGTAA
- the gltX gene encoding glutamate--tRNA ligase: MAKNSIRVRYAPSPTGHLHIGNARTAIFNYLFARHNKGKFIIRIEDTDTKRNVADGESSQLNNLKWLGLDWDEGPDNPGDFGPYRQSERRAIYEPLIQQLLDEGKAYESYRTEEELAADREEQKARGVMPHYEYEFEGMTDEEISQAVADAKAKGLKPVIRFRVPKNHDYKWDDMVKGPLSFNSDSVGGDFVIAKRDGMPTYNFAVVVDDHLMEISHVFRGDDHVSNTPKQLMIYDAFGWDAPKFGHMSLITSADSGKKLSKRDESIIQFIEQYRDLGYLPDAMFNFITLLGWSPVGEDEIFSKQQFIKMYDYTRLSKSPAKFDNKKLEWINNQYVKSSDEDVVMDLALRQLIAKGNLPESPDAKTVEWARKLINVYKQQMSYMAQINEMADVFFHEPDQITGDALEEISNDTAPVVLKEFAKRAKELPIFDKVEILRTIKAVQKDTKIKGRKLWMPIRIAVTHEMSGPELPESIELIGREKALEHIDQTLKQID; encoded by the coding sequence TTGGCTAAGAATTCGATTCGAGTTAGATACGCACCAAGTCCGACTGGACATTTACACATTGGAAATGCCAGAACGGCAATTTTTAATTATCTTTTTGCCCGCCATAATAAGGGTAAGTTTATCATCAGAATTGAAGATACTGATACAAAAAGAAACGTTGCTGATGGTGAAAGCAGCCAATTAAATAACTTAAAGTGGTTAGGATTGGATTGGGATGAAGGTCCTGATAATCCTGGCGATTTTGGTCCGTACCGTCAATCAGAACGGCGTGCAATCTACGAACCATTGATCCAACAACTGCTAGATGAAGGAAAGGCCTACGAATCATACCGGACCGAAGAAGAATTAGCAGCTGATCGGGAAGAACAAAAGGCTCGTGGAGTAATGCCCCACTACGAATATGAATTCGAGGGGATGACCGATGAAGAGATTAGCCAAGCAGTTGCTGATGCTAAGGCTAAGGGTCTAAAGCCGGTCATTAGATTTAGAGTTCCTAAAAACCATGATTACAAATGGGATGACATGGTCAAGGGACCATTATCATTTAATTCCGACAGTGTTGGTGGCGACTTTGTGATTGCTAAGCGGGATGGAATGCCTACTTACAATTTTGCAGTGGTGGTCGATGATCATTTGATGGAAATTAGCCACGTCTTTAGAGGTGATGACCACGTTTCAAACACCCCTAAGCAACTAATGATTTACGATGCTTTTGGTTGGGATGCGCCTAAGTTTGGGCACATGAGTCTAATCACTAGTGCTGACTCAGGTAAAAAGTTAAGTAAGCGGGATGAATCCATCATCCAGTTTATCGAACAATACCGGGATTTGGGCTACCTTCCCGATGCAATGTTTAACTTTATTACCCTATTGGGATGGTCACCAGTTGGTGAGGACGAAATCTTTTCCAAACAACAATTTATCAAGATGTATGATTACACTCGGTTGAGTAAATCACCAGCTAAATTTGATAATAAGAAGTTGGAATGGATTAACAACCAATACGTTAAATCCAGTGACGAAGACGTTGTAATGGACCTAGCTTTGCGTCAATTGATTGCAAAGGGCAACCTTCCTGAAAGTCCTGATGCAAAGACCGTTGAATGGGCTCGGAAGTTGATTAACGTCTATAAACAACAAATGAGTTACATGGCTCAAATTAATGAAATGGCAGATGTCTTTTTCCACGAACCAGACCAAATTACTGGCGATGCACTTGAAGAAATTAGTAATGACACTGCACCGGTGGTCCTAAAGGAATTTGCTAAGCGTGCTAAGGAATTACCAATCTTTGATAAGGTTGAAATTCTAAGGACCATTAAGGCAGTTCAAAAGGATACTAAGATTAAGGGCCGGAAATTATGGATGCCAATCCGAATTGCCGTTACCCATGAAATGAGTGGTCCAGAACTACCAGAATCAATTGAATTGATCGGTCGTGAAAAGGCACTTGAACACATTGACCAAACCTTAAAACAAATTGATTAA
- a CDS encoding aminopeptidase C, translated as MSKSIKFDDIKNYQSDLDKRSDAKLVGRAVSHQGVNAVSANYSSEIANKPVFSIELETGDVANQKRSGRCWTFAALNTLRHRVANEFNLKGNFELSQNYINFWDKFEKSNFFLENILNTANKKRTSRKVAFLLATPQQDGGQWDMLCALVEKYGVVPQSAMAETYNSNNSADLNSVLNLKLRRDAVILRNLVNDGADKDKIAAQKDQMLNEIYRILVYALGEPAKHFDFEYRDKDNKYHIAKDLTPKKFYEKYIQLDLEDYVSLINSPTDDKPYKKTYTVELLGNVVGGRQVKHLNLSIDDFEKLAIKQLKNGETVWFGSDVGQASDRQKGIMDDKLYSRAELFDTDLDLTKAEQLDYSESMMDHAMVITGVDIVDGKPTKWKVENSWGNKVGNNGYFVMSESWFRKYVYQIVINKKYLSDDLKKAQAQDPILLDPWDPMGTLAKF; from the coding sequence ATGAGTAAGAGTATTAAGTTTGATGATATCAAAAATTACCAATCTGATTTAGATAAGCGCAGCGACGCAAAGCTCGTTGGCCGTGCTGTTTCACACCAAGGCGTAAATGCAGTTAGCGCAAACTACAGTTCCGAAATTGCAAACAAACCCGTTTTTTCAATTGAACTAGAAACTGGTGACGTTGCAAATCAAAAGCGCAGTGGCCGTTGTTGGACATTCGCTGCACTGAACACTTTACGGCACCGGGTCGCTAACGAATTTAACCTAAAGGGTAACTTCGAATTATCCCAAAACTACATTAACTTTTGGGACAAATTCGAAAAATCAAATTTCTTCTTAGAAAACATTCTAAATACTGCTAACAAAAAGCGGACTTCCAGAAAGGTAGCATTCCTACTTGCTACTCCCCAACAAGATGGTGGCCAATGGGACATGCTCTGTGCATTGGTTGAAAAATACGGAGTCGTTCCTCAATCAGCAATGGCTGAAACTTACAATAGTAATAACTCCGCTGATTTAAACAGCGTTTTGAACCTAAAGCTCAGACGGGACGCAGTTATCTTAAGAAACCTTGTTAACGACGGCGCTGACAAGGATAAGATTGCGGCTCAAAAGGATCAAATGTTAAATGAAATCTACAGAATCTTAGTTTATGCATTGGGCGAACCTGCTAAGCATTTTGATTTTGAATACCGTGATAAGGACAATAAATATCACATTGCAAAGGACCTTACTCCTAAGAAATTCTACGAAAAATATATTCAATTAGACCTCGAAGACTACGTTTCATTAATTAACTCCCCTACTGATGACAAGCCTTACAAGAAGACTTACACCGTTGAATTGTTAGGAAACGTGGTTGGTGGTCGTCAAGTTAAGCATTTAAACCTATCAATTGATGATTTTGAAAAACTAGCCATCAAGCAACTTAAGAATGGCGAAACCGTTTGGTTCGGTAGTGATGTTGGTCAAGCATCAGATCGTCAAAAGGGAATCATGGATGACAAGCTTTATTCCCGTGCTGAATTATTCGACACTGATCTTGACTTAACTAAGGCTGAACAATTGGACTACAGTGAAAGCATGATGGACCACGCAATGGTAATTACCGGAGTTGACATCGTTGATGGTAAACCCACTAAGTGGAAGGTCGAAAATAGTTGGGGCAACAAGGTTGGAAACAATGGGTACTTTGTCATGAGTGAATCATGGTTCAGAAAGTATGTCTACCAAATTGTTATCAACAAGAAATACCTCTCAGATGACTTAAAGAAGGCTCAGGCTCAAGACCCAATCTTATTAGATCCTTGGGATCCAATGGGAACCTTAGCTAAGTTTTAA
- a CDS encoding dUTP diphosphatase, translating to MNRGFKIVSKYQDQGLSLPFRATKQAAGYDFACAEDFVLPSIWKVNFLKVLWAIRNQKQVSEADLATAQKTLKPFLVPTGIKAYMQANEVLIIANRSSNPLKRGMYLPNGIGVIDADYYGNPNNEGEIFVQMINFGLTDRKIKKGERIAQGIFMPFLAVDDEDLSQTKHRTGGFGSSGK from the coding sequence ATGAATCGAGGATTTAAAATTGTTTCAAAATATCAGGATCAGGGACTTAGCTTACCATTTCGGGCTACCAAGCAAGCCGCTGGGTATGACTTTGCTTGTGCCGAAGACTTTGTGCTTCCATCGATTTGGAAGGTTAATTTTTTAAAGGTGTTATGGGCGATCAGAAACCAAAAACAAGTCTCAGAAGCTGATTTAGCGACTGCCCAAAAAACGTTAAAGCCATTTTTAGTTCCCACTGGAATTAAGGCCTACATGCAAGCAAATGAGGTGTTGATCATTGCGAATCGGTCGAGTAACCCCCTCAAACGTGGGATGTACTTACCGAACGGAATTGGCGTGATTGACGCTGATTATTACGGTAACCCTAATAACGAAGGCGAAATTTTCGTGCAGATGATTAACTTTGGACTTACCGACCGTAAAATCAAAAAGGGGGAGCGGATTGCTCAGGGGATTTTTATGCCCTTTTTGGCGGTTGATGATGAGGACCTTAGCCAAACTAAGCATCGCACTGGTGGTTTTGGTTCTTCTGGAAAGTAA
- the rpmG gene encoding 50S ribosomal protein L33 codes for MSKNKLVLACSVCGSRNYVTDDNPNRTQRLEVKKFCKHCGKHTLHRETR; via the coding sequence ATGTCAAAAAACAAGTTAGTATTAGCATGTTCGGTCTGTGGATCGCGAAACTATGTTACTGATGATAACCCTAACCGAACGCAACGATTAGAAGTTAAAAAGTTCTGTAAGCATTGTGGGAAGCATACGTTACATCGAGAGACGCGCTAG
- the secE gene encoding preprotein translocase subunit SecE — protein sequence MRFINFLKSVIQEMKIVFWPNAKQTREDTSTVLGVTILFAIFFAVVDSLVQVFLKLL from the coding sequence ATGCGATTTATTAATTTTTTAAAAAGTGTCATTCAAGAAATGAAAATTGTGTTTTGGCCAAACGCTAAACAAACAAGAGAAGATACTTCAACTGTTTTAGGGGTTACGATTTTATTTGCAATCTTCTTTGCGGTTGTTGATAGTTTAGTTCAAGTATTCCTAAAACTGTTATAA
- the cysS gene encoding cysteine--tRNA ligase, translating into MLKIYNTLTQKKESFEPIHPGVVNMYVCGPTVYNYIHIGNARSVVAFDTIRRYLEYGGYKVNYVSNFTDVDDKMINEAKKEGITVPQLADKFIAAFKEDTKALNVEPATKNPRATENIPEIIDFVNELIDKGYAYVVDGNVYYRARKFDTYGLLAHESIDDLEAGASEHVNDEETSQKEDPIDFALWKTQKGDEIAWDSPWGKGRPGWHIECSVMSTKYLGDTIDIHGGGIDLEFPHHENERAQSQAKTGKQFVNYWMHNGFVTVGEDNEKMSKSLGNFVMVHDLVKTTDPQVIRFLMSTTQYRRPISYNATSLETAAANLKKIQTAYNNLTYRLKDADDYNDPKVDQEIRQIQADFQDAMDDDFNAQNGIAKVYELAKLGNVYAERPVVFRDTVKLILQRLTTLAGIFGVSLKAEKLDDHRIEELIQERIQARKDHDFEKSDQIREALKAQGIILEDTAQGTRFRRES; encoded by the coding sequence GTGCTAAAAATTTACAATACGTTAACTCAAAAGAAGGAATCATTTGAACCAATTCATCCGGGAGTAGTGAACATGTACGTCTGTGGACCCACAGTCTACAATTATATTCATATTGGAAACGCCCGTAGTGTGGTTGCATTCGATACGATTCGAAGATACTTAGAGTACGGCGGTTACAAGGTTAATTACGTCTCAAACTTCACTGATGTTGATGATAAGATGATTAATGAAGCTAAAAAAGAGGGCATTACGGTTCCACAATTAGCTGATAAATTTATTGCAGCATTTAAGGAGGACACTAAGGCCTTAAACGTCGAACCAGCCACTAAAAATCCACGTGCAACGGAAAACATTCCTGAAATTATTGATTTTGTGAATGAATTGATCGATAAGGGTTACGCCTACGTAGTGGATGGAAACGTCTACTATCGCGCTCGTAAGTTTGATACCTACGGGCTACTTGCCCATGAAAGTATTGATGACTTGGAAGCGGGGGCTAGTGAACACGTCAATGACGAAGAGACTAGTCAAAAGGAAGATCCCATTGATTTTGCACTTTGGAAGACCCAAAAGGGTGATGAAATTGCCTGGGATTCGCCATGGGGGAAGGGCCGTCCCGGTTGGCACATTGAATGTTCAGTAATGTCAACAAAGTATCTCGGTGATACCATTGATATCCATGGCGGTGGGATTGACTTAGAATTTCCCCACCATGAAAATGAACGGGCACAAAGCCAGGCTAAAACGGGCAAGCAATTTGTAAATTATTGGATGCACAATGGATTTGTAACCGTGGGTGAAGATAATGAAAAAATGAGTAAATCATTGGGCAACTTTGTGATGGTTCATGACCTCGTTAAAACCACTGACCCACAGGTCATTCGGTTCTTAATGTCCACCACCCAATACCGGAGACCGATTAGTTATAATGCCACCAGTTTAGAAACGGCGGCTGCGAACCTAAAGAAAATTCAAACCGCTTACAATAATCTAACTTACCGCCTAAAGGATGCAGACGATTATAACGATCCAAAGGTCGATCAAGAAATTAGGCAGATTCAAGCTGATTTTCAAGATGCAATGGATGATGACTTTAACGCTCAAAATGGAATTGCAAAGGTATATGAATTAGCCAAATTAGGGAACGTGTATGCTGAACGACCAGTCGTATTTCGTGATACAGTGAAGTTGATTTTACAACGACTGACCACGTTGGCTGGCATTTTTGGGGTTAGCTTAAAGGCTGAAAAACTAGATGATCATCGGATTGAGGAATTAATCCAAGAACGGATTCAAGCCCGTAAGGATCATGATTTTGAAAAAAGTGATCAAATTAGAGAAGCACTGAAGGCCCAGGGAATTATCTTAGAAGATACAGCCCAGGGTACGCGCTTTAGAAGGGAATCATAA
- a CDS encoding sigma-70 family RNA polymerase sigma factor: MTIINHDHINQETQLIQAIQSGDESAIKALFSKYRPVVNKIWRQYFINGMEIDDWNQEALIVLVRIIDQYDCERGVSFGSFYRQALKNRFFDLIRRKNAQKRMPDKMLSSFDAFESFYSDTLVDFSSFCPEKRILQNEQIELILSRLSFLERSILIETFRNASLKEIATKYHCSENKVVNAFERCKRKFNNYRKQMNG; encoded by the coding sequence GTGACCATTATTAATCATGATCATATCAATCAGGAAACACAATTAATTCAAGCCATTCAATCCGGAGATGAAAGTGCAATTAAGGCTCTATTTTCTAAGTATCGTCCGGTAGTGAATAAAATTTGGCGGCAGTACTTTATCAACGGGATGGAAATTGATGATTGGAACCAAGAGGCTTTAATCGTATTAGTTCGAATTATCGACCAATACGATTGTGAGCGTGGTGTTAGTTTTGGGAGCTTTTATCGGCAAGCATTAAAAAACCGGTTCTTTGACTTAATTAGGCGTAAAAATGCACAAAAACGGATGCCGGACAAAATGTTAAGTTCTTTTGATGCATTTGAAAGCTTTTATTCTGATACGCTCGTTGATTTTAGTTCGTTTTGTCCCGAGAAGCGAATCCTCCAAAATGAACAAATTGAATTAATTTTAAGTCGTCTATCGTTTTTAGAACGGTCAATTTTGATTGAGACGTTTCGAAATGCTAGTTTAAAAGAAATTGCTACTAAGTATCATTGTTCTGAAAATAAAGTTGTGAATGCTTTTGAACGGTGTAAGCGTAAATTTAATAATTATCGCAAACAAATGAATGGCTAG
- the rlmB gene encoding 23S rRNA (guanosine(2251)-2'-O)-methyltransferase RlmB yields MKSNDDFVIGRHPAVAALRSKQEINKVFLQDGIKKTEPVVSEIIKLAKGRHLIVSMVPKAKLDLLSDHQNHQGVILAIAAYRYATLDDLFANAQQKGTAPFFMILDSIEDPHNLGSIMRTADASGVSGIIIPKHRAVGLTSTVAKTSAGAIERVPVARVTNLVQTVKELKERNVWVFGTDVNGTDYRKWNGNGAVALIIGNEGKGISPLLKKQVDEMLTIPMVGELQSLNASVAAGLLMYQCFNSRNPLA; encoded by the coding sequence ATGAAAAGTAATGATGATTTTGTAATTGGCCGCCATCCTGCGGTTGCGGCGTTAAGAAGTAAGCAGGAAATTAACAAGGTGTTTTTACAGGATGGGATTAAGAAAACTGAACCGGTCGTAAGTGAAATTATAAAGTTAGCTAAGGGAAGGCATTTGATTGTTTCGATGGTCCCAAAGGCGAAGTTAGATTTGCTATCTGACCACCAAAACCATCAGGGAGTAATCCTTGCGATTGCTGCATACCGCTATGCAACGCTTGATGACCTGTTTGCAAATGCGCAGCAAAAGGGGACGGCGCCGTTCTTCATGATATTAGACAGCATTGAAGATCCCCATAATTTAGGATCAATCATGAGAACTGCAGATGCATCCGGTGTTTCTGGGATTATCATTCCAAAGCACCGGGCGGTTGGGCTCACTTCGACCGTGGCTAAGACCTCTGCCGGTGCAATTGAACGAGTGCCAGTTGCACGGGTTACGAACTTAGTGCAGACTGTAAAGGAATTAAAAGAGCGAAACGTGTGGGTTTTTGGAACCGATGTTAATGGAACTGACTACCGTAAATGGAATGGAAACGGAGCGGTTGCTTTGATCATTGGAAACGAAGGAAAGGGCATTTCACCACTATTAAAGAAGCAAGTGGATGAGATGTTGACGATTCCAATGGTGGGGGAACTACAAAGTTTAAATGCTAGTGTGGCTGCCGGACTATTAATGTATCAATGTTTCAACTCTAGAAATCCATTAGCATAA
- a CDS encoding 2,3-bisphosphoglycerate-dependent phosphoglycerate mutase, translated as MVFLTLMRHGESLANANNVFTGWNDVPLTTAGIGQAHAAGQKIRATGIRFSDVHTSFLIRAIDTANIVLDEIEQAYIMEHKSWRLNERHYGALRGQNKQAVKQRVGVERFNQWRRSFNTVPPLLSAHDHDERYTSIGVTEPLGESLRMAYDRIMPYWVDSIAPRLLDHHNQLVVAHGSTIRALIKYLERIDDDVIDQVEVPNGAPIQYQLDAQLRIVDKITL; from the coding sequence ATGGTATTTTTAACGTTAATGCGTCATGGTGAAAGTTTGGCAAATGCTAATAATGTTTTTACCGGGTGGAACGATGTTCCATTAACTACCGCTGGAATTGGGCAGGCCCATGCTGCTGGTCAAAAAATTAGAGCAACTGGCATCCGATTTAGTGATGTTCACACTTCCTTTTTGATTCGTGCAATTGATACTGCTAACATTGTTTTGGACGAGATTGAGCAGGCCTACATCATGGAACACAAGTCCTGGCGGTTAAATGAACGACATTACGGAGCCCTAAGGGGGCAAAATAAACAAGCCGTAAAGCAACGGGTTGGCGTAGAACGGTTTAATCAATGGCGACGTAGTTTTAATACCGTTCCACCATTGTTAAGTGCCCATGATCACGATGAACGTTACACAAGCATCGGGGTCACGGAGCCGTTAGGGGAAAGTCTAAGGATGGCTTATGACCGGATTATGCCGTATTGGGTCGATTCAATTGCCCCCCGGTTATTAGACCACCATAATCAATTAGTGGTCGCCCACGGCAGTACCATTCGTGCCTTGATTAAATATTTAGAACGAATTGACGATGATGTAATTGATCAAGTCGAGGTCCCTAATGGGGCACCGATTCAATATCAATTAGATGCACAGTTACGGATTGTTGATAAAATTACTTTATAA